The genome window TTTTTACGTTGCCTTAACGCGGTTTAAGACAACAAGAGAAAGAAAGGAATCCATTATTATGTTTGAAGTTATTATTCAAAATAAAATACAAGAAACACCGAATATTGCGAGTTTTGAGCTTGTGCGAGCCGATGGCCAAGCCATGCCTTTGTTTGAAACAGGTAGCCATATAGATGTGCACATATCCGACGCCTTTACCCGCCAATACTCTTTAATTAACCATTCGCGCTCCAATGAGTTTTATAAGATTGCCGTCTTAAATGATGCTAACTCCCGAGGCGGCTCTGTCGCGCTACATAAAAATTTCAATGTAGGTGACCGGCTGACTATTTCAGCCCCTCGCAACCTTTTCCCACTAAATGTGAACAGTGACAAAGTCATGTTATTCGCTGGCGGTATCGGTATTACCCCTATTATGTCTATGGCAATAGAGCTAGATAGTTTAGGGGTAGATTTTGAACTTCATTACCATACCCGCTCAAAGCAAGACACCGCTTTTTATCAACAATTATCAAGTTCGCCATTCTCTTCTAAGGTATTTTTTTACTTCGACGGCGTACCAGAAGCCAAAGGCCATAGCGTTGAAAGCGCCTTAGCCTCCTTCACAGATAATACCCATTTATATACGTGCGGCCCTGGCGGATATATGGATTATATTTTTAGCACCGCCCAGAATTTACATTGGAAAACTGAAAACCTGCATAAAGAAGTCTTTCAAGCGCAGCCAAAACCAACTGAATCAGGTGACAAGCCCTTCAAACTAATTCTAAGTCGCTCGGGCATCGAAATCGATGTAGATGTCCATCAAAGCGCACTTGAAGCCATAGAGGATGCCGGCGTTGATATCGACATGTCCTGCGAAATGGGGATATGTGGTGCTTGCTTGACCACCGTCATCGAAGGTCAGCCAGACCATAGAGACGAGTTCTTAACAGCTGATGAGAAGTCGAAAAATAATCAATTCACGCCCTGCTGCTCACGTGCATTGAGTGATTCATTGACCATAGACCTATAACCTAAACAAAAGTATTGCCAC of Neptunomonas phycophila contains these proteins:
- a CDS encoding PDR/VanB family oxidoreductase, whose translation is MFEVIIQNKIQETPNIASFELVRADGQAMPLFETGSHIDVHISDAFTRQYSLINHSRSNEFYKIAVLNDANSRGGSVALHKNFNVGDRLTISAPRNLFPLNVNSDKVMLFAGGIGITPIMSMAIELDSLGVDFELHYHTRSKQDTAFYQQLSSSPFSSKVFFYFDGVPEAKGHSVESALASFTDNTHLYTCGPGGYMDYIFSTAQNLHWKTENLHKEVFQAQPKPTESGDKPFKLILSRSGIEIDVDVHQSALEAIEDAGVDIDMSCEMGICGACLTTVIEGQPDHRDEFLTADEKSKNNQFTPCCSRALSDSLTIDL